Proteins from a genomic interval of Osmia bicornis bicornis chromosome 11, iOsmBic2.1, whole genome shotgun sequence:
- the LOC114880724 gene encoding uncharacterized protein LOC114880724 translates to MFADGVVPVEMSLPRESESTNGFQIVQARSNNVFALQHYKALKKYLMLLGVDPYDNSLGGKIRQYLVNFSMIVGILPLVKGLSSKFAITIRNKDFDRTVEAFIPVLTFKVLLDFVTEDWETLKNEIHVLDKITKQGNRIANLYRSTLLSFLVLFLYIPLIPPTLDIIMPLNETRRRQLLFNVNYIFIEVDDHFFAIHLHLSWTSCVSIFIIVTVDSLYMLIIHHASGLFDVCG, encoded by the exons ATGTTTGCTGACGGTGTTGTACCGGTTGAAATGTCGCTGCCCAGAGAATCTGAATCCACAAACG GATTTCAGATAGTCCAAGCACGAAGCAACAATGTATTCGCTCTTCAGCATTACAAAGcacttaaaaaatatttaatgttgCTCGGGGTTGATCCGTACGATAACAGTCTAGGAGGTAAAATCAGACAGTACTTAGTGAACTTCAGCATGATTGTTGGCATACTTCCACTGGTAAAAGGACTATCTTCCAAATTTGCAATAA CAATCCGTAATAAGGATTTCGATAGAACGGTAGAGGCATTTATTCCCGTACTTACA TTTAAAGTGTTATTGGATTTTGTTACGGAAGACTGGGAGACATTAAAAAACGAAATCCACGTACTGGACAAAATTACCAAACAAGGGAACAGAATTGCAAACTTGTATAGAA GCACTTTATTGTCATTTTTAGTATTGTTTCTATATATTCCGTTAATTCCTCCAACTTTGGATATCATTATGCCATTGAATGAAACTCGTCGACGACAACTACTGTTCaatgttaattatatattcataGAAGTTGATGATCATTTTTTCGCCATTCATTTACATTTGTCTTGGACCTCCTGCGTTTCCATATTCATAATCGTCACCGTAGATTCCTTATACATGCTTATCATTCATCATGCTAGCGGATTATTTGACGTATGTgggtaa
- the LOC123988304 gene encoding uncharacterized protein LOC123988304 isoform X2: MVLISFTAVRIILYVDQPAEVMRYVLFLAAQKFHLFFISLFGQILLNHALLLPETVYNSKWYEMPIRFRKVLYTMQIRCNRPCILSAVGLYEMDIQNFGKVRIDNNIGQVVALGNILAINLF; the protein is encoded by the exons ATGGTGCTCATCAGCTTCACTGCTGTTCGG ATTATTTTGTATGTTGATCAACCTGCAGAAGTTATGAGATATGTCTTGTTCCTTGCTGCacagaaatttcatttgttttttatCAGTCTATTTGGACAAATCTTACTGAACCATGCTTTATTGTTACCAGAAACAGT ATATAATTCGAAATGGTACGAGATGCCAATAAGATTTCGAAAAGTACTTTACACTATGCAAATAAGATGCAACAGACCATGTATTTTGAGCGCAGTTGGATTATACGAGATGGACATTCAAAACTTTGGAAAAGTACGTATCGATAATAACATTGGTCAAGTTGTTGCCCTTGGTAACATATTAGCAATTaacttattttaa
- the LOC114880723 gene encoding crossover junction endonuclease MUS81 isoform X3 yields the protein MKRVKIKSKRPNPLFELWLEEWKKEAAFRNSTLEHNFSKALASLKKYPLPLNSGKDCIILQHFGTKLCLMLDKKLEEYNAQNTDTINKDDLVCTHCDFNRQHTPEKRYKSQNVLDINYLHEETELAIFDKLNLSAWDLENYAALLTLYKKAQCPYYLGFVMETDLLCEIINLCRHVSKDSIFNLVDNGLFSMRDDPIRYNLTDHGTNIAKKICEIAAIDVKLIKSSEDLNQIQISLKSFISDKVTNVETSNGCSKNVQNDTSSKLYKSKSAEFPISRQPDKYFTQQKYKKKAKNINNCELLKKANFTDNIERNIYLEPNKFDIILLVDTQEICGGKTKPQHDATIVELTQLGVLFEIRHLKVGDFAWIARCRITNNELILPYIVERKRIDDLSSSITDGRFHEQKFRLKQSGITNLMYIIEEYKKEQRLAIPYSSLMQASINTLIQDGFSVKYTKNHKDSMLYLSSLTKILIKVFKGKNLVGCGKEIVTQTDSSSNICNLMEFGEFNKGASKQKVFKVNEMFIRQLLQLKGISVDKAFAIVERYPTPRTLINAFQTPGCNAELLLANIEYGNKKSMVGPQGTRHIS from the exons ATGAAAAGAGTGAAAATCAAGTCAAAAAGACCAAATCCATTGTTTGAACTTTGGTTAGAAGAATGGAAAAAAGAAGCTGCATTCAGAAATTCTACTTTGGAgcataatttttcaaaggcacttgcttctttgaaaaaatatcCTTTACCATTAAATTCTGGGAAAGACTGTATAATATTGCAACATTTTGGTACAAAATTATGCTTGATGTTGGATAAAAAACTTGAAGAGTATAATGCTCAAAATACAGATACAATAAACAAAGACGATTTAGTTTGTACTCACTGTGATTTTAATAGGCAACATACACCTGAAAAGAGATATAAATCACAAAATGTTTTAGATATTAATTACTTGCACGAAGAG ACAGAACTGGCAATATTTGATAAGTTGAACTTATCAGCATGGGACTTAGAGAATTATGCAGCTTTATTGACTTTATATAAAAAAGCACAATGCCCTTATTATTTAG GGTTTGTTATGGAGACAGATTTACTgtgtgaaattataaatttgtgTAGACATGTATCAAAggattcaattttcaatttggtTGACAATGGTTTATTTTCTATGAGAGATGATCCTATCag ATATAATCTCACAGACCATGGCACAAATATTGCTAAAAAGATATGTGAAATTGCTGCTATTGATGTTAAATTGATAAAGTCTTCTGAAGACCTAAATCAGATTCAAATATCTTTAAAGTCATTTATCAGTGATAAAGTTACAAATGTAGAAACATCTAATGGATGTTCTAAAAATGTTCAGAATGATACGTCTTCAAAACTTTATAAATCTAAATCTGCAGAATTTCCTATAAGCAGACAGCCTGATAAGTATTTCACGCaacaaaaatataagaaaaaggcaaaaaatataaataattgtgAGTTACTAAAGAAAGCAAATTTTACTGATAATATTGAGAGAAACATTTACTTAGAACCAAATAAATTTGATATAATATTGTTAGTAGACACTCAGGAGATTTGTGG TGGTAAAACAAAACCTCAGCATGATGCTACAATAGTTGAACTGACCCAACTTGGTGTATTATTTGAGATACGACATTTGAAAGTTGGTGATTTCGCATGGATCGCTAGGTGTAGAATTACAAacaatgaattaattttaccGTATATAGTAGAAAGAAAACGAATAGATGATTTGAGCTCAAGTATCACAGACGGACGATTTCACGAACAAAAG TTTAGATTAAAGCAATCTGGAATTACAAATCTTATGTATATAATTGAGGAATATAAGAAAGAACAACGATTAGCAATACCATATTCATCATTGATGCAAGCTTCTATTAATACTTTGATACAAGATGGTTTTTCAGTCAAATATACAAAGAATCACAAAGATTCTATGTTGTATTTGTCATCTTTAAcaaagattttaataaaagtttttaAG ggaAAGAATTTAGTAGGTTGTGGAAAAGAAATTGTTACCCAGACAGATAGTTCAAGCAACATTTGTAATCTTATGGAATTCGGAGAGTTCAATAAGGGAGCATCTAAACAAAAA GTATTTAAAGTAAATGAAATGTTTATCCGCCAACTACTGCAATTAAAAGGAATTTCCGTGGATAAAGCTTTTGCAATCGTGGAACGTTATCCAACCCCGCGAACATTAATTAATGCGTTTCAAACGCCCGGTTGCAATGCGGAATTATTATTAGCAAATATTGAATACGGAAATAAGAAATCTATGGTCGGACCG CAAGGAACAAGACATATCTCATAA
- the LOC123988304 gene encoding uncharacterized protein LOC123988304 isoform X1 → MVLISFTAVRVRTISPLYINDLDLHTFILQIILYVDQPAEVMRYVLFLAAQKFHLFFISLFGQILLNHALLLPETVYNSKWYEMPIRFRKVLYTMQIRCNRPCILSAVGLYEMDIQNFGKVRIDNNIGQVVALGNILAINLF, encoded by the exons ATGGTGCTCATCAGCTTCACTGCTGTTCGGGTAAGAACAATTTCACCCTTGTATATCAATGATTTAGATCTTcatacatttattttacagATTATTTTGTATGTTGATCAACCTGCAGAAGTTATGAGATATGTCTTGTTCCTTGCTGCacagaaatttcatttgttttttatCAGTCTATTTGGACAAATCTTACTGAACCATGCTTTATTGTTACCAGAAACAGT ATATAATTCGAAATGGTACGAGATGCCAATAAGATTTCGAAAAGTACTTTACACTATGCAAATAAGATGCAACAGACCATGTATTTTGAGCGCAGTTGGATTATACGAGATGGACATTCAAAACTTTGGAAAAGTACGTATCGATAATAACATTGGTCAAGTTGTTGCCCTTGGTAACATATTAGCAATTaacttattttaa
- the LOC114880732 gene encoding uncharacterized protein LOC114880732, whose product MLRKYLLFLGQDPYQGDGIRTVLTIVMITLLLGVIIPTSFQLYISLLEKDINAVLECMPHLTASISTMVKILNGHLNKENFRKLYQLMIEEWELLKLNDELHVLDKITERGSKLAHLYRSTLLGCLAIFLTVPLLPPLLDVIVPLNETRPRQQLVKVNYLVFDEKEYFYIVYFQLAIAAFIAVAGIITMDSLYMTIIHYNSGLFAVCGYQIQKATERDYNLITHRRTTNDHKYADFRRCVITHHKALQFYEIFKESSTNCYLLQIGLNMTGISVTAVQAVLNMDTDSKDEAIRNVIFFGAEQFHLFVSSLPGQVLIDYCSDFADNIYSSNWYKTPIEIRKMIYLIQIRANKLCVLTAGGLYDMNMENFASIKQIDLIPPVRLKRNKCYTSYRSDSMQYQSCCRWLKIDFSYSDTKMFQNNGNRGVSVYDIPYYKLLKRYFRFLGLDPYHEDSISSITVYVMICSALGMVIPTFLGFYTSIVKKDMDLMFESLPYFLAASIGIVKILNVHLNKSNFRKLLNWVAKEWKHLKENDELNALEKLTKRASTVANVYRTCLLSSMVIFLSLTLLPSVLDVVLPLNETRPRQQLFNVNYLFFDSEDYYYFVYLQLSWSTLICVTIIATVDSLYIIVIHHASGMFVVCGKQFQKATEMADMIDGNEQFNRFRCCMVTHNKALQFYQILNETSTNSYLFQVGINMIGISVTAVQLILNLDRPEEATKAGVLLVSKQFHLFVISLPGQVLLDHCAELATNIYCSKWYKAPVRIRKMIQIMQMRSSTPCALSAGGLYEMSIENFGNTMKTCMSYVTMLLSLRE is encoded by the exons ATGCTTAGAAAATACTTGTTATTTCTTGGCCAGGATCCATATCAAGGAGACGGGATTCGTACAGTTCTCACGATTGTGATGATAACCCTTCTACTTGGTGTTATTATTCCAACG TCGTTCCAATTATATATATCGTTgcttgagaaagatattaatgCTGTTCTTGAGTGTATGCCGCACTTAACAGCGAGTATCAGTACGATGGTTAAAATTCTGAATGGCCATCTGAATAAAGAAAAC TTTCGAAAATTATACCAATTGATGATAGAAGAATGGGAATTGTTGAAATTGAACGATGAGTTACACGTGTTGGATAAAATTACTGAAAGGGGAAGTAAACTTGCCCATTTATACAGAA GTACACTGTTAGGGTGTCTAGCGATATTCCTAACAGTTCCATTGCTTCCTCCTCTTCTGGATGTTATTGTACCTTTGAACGAAACCCGACCACGGCAGCAATTAGTGAAAGTGAATTATTTGGTCTTCGacgaaaaagaatatttttatatcgtttattttcaattgGCCATTGCGGCGTTCATTGCCGTCGCCGGTATAATTACTATGGATTCTTTGTACATGACTATAATTCATTACAACAGTGGACTGTTCGCAGTATGCGG ATATCAGATCCAAAAAGCGACGGAAAGGGACTACAACTTAATTACTCACAGGCGTACCACGAATGACCACAAATACGCGGATTTCAGACGTTGTGTGATCACCCATCACAAGGCTCTCCA GTTTTACGAGATCTTCAAGGAGAGCAGTACAAACTGTTATTTACTTCAGATTGGCTTGAATATGACAGGTATAAGTGTAACTGCTGTCCAG GCAGTTTTAAATATGGATACCGATTCGAAAGACGAAGCCATcagaaatgtaatattttttggCGCGGAACAATTTCATTTGTTCGTTAGCAGCCTACCTGGACAAGTGCTGATTGATTATTGTTCGGATTTTGCAGATAATAT ATACAGTTCGAATTGGTATAAAACACCGATCGAAATTCGGAAAATGATTTATCTGATCCAAATAAGAGCCAATAAATTGTGTGTATTAACCGCTGGTGGATTATATGACATGAAcatggaaaattttgcatcg ATTAAGCAAATTGATCTAATACCACCCGTTCGTCTGAAACGGAACAAATGTTATACTTCCTACAGAAGTGATTCGATGCAGTATCAGTCGTGTTGTAGATGGTTAAAAATTGACTTTTCTTACAGCGATACaaaga TGTTCCAGAATAATGGAAACCGAGGCGTAAGCGTGTACGATATACCCTATTACAAACTACTTAAAAGATACTTCAGATTTTTGGGGCTGGATCCTTATCACGAAGATTCAATCAGTAGTATTACTGTATATGTTATGATATGCAGCGCGCTCGGTATGGTTATTCCAACA TTCTTAGGATTCTACACATCGATAGTGAAAAAAGATATGGATCTAATGTTCGAGTCCCTGCCATATTTTCTCGCCGCCTCCATCGGCATcgttaaaatattgaatgtacatCTTAATAAATCAAAC tttagaaaattattaaattgggTGGCAAAAGAATGGAAACATTTAAAAGAGAACGACGAACTGAATGCGCTGGAGAAGCTTACCAAACGAGCAAGTACCGTTGCAAACGTATACAGAA CTTGTTTGCTCTCGTCTATGGTAATATTTCTGTCGCTCACGTTGCTTCCATCTGTCCTGGACGTCGTTCTACCTCTAAACGAAACACGACCACGACAACAATTGTTTAACGTCAACTATTTGTTCTTCGACAGCGAAGATTATTACTATTTCGTGTATTTACAGTTATCTTGGAGTACGCTCATTTGCGTTACCATTATAGCCACCGTTGATTCATTATATATCATCGTCATTCATCACGCCAGTGGAATGTTTGTCGTATGCGG TAAACAGTTCCAAAAAGCGACGGAAATGGCGGACATGATAGACGGAAATGAACAATTCAATCGGTTCAGGTGTTGCATGGTCACGCATAACAAGGCCCTCCA GTTCTACCAGATACTAAATGAAACTAGCACGAACAGCTATTTGTTTCAAGTCGGAATAAATATGATTGGGATAAGTGTAACGGCTGTTCAA TTGATCCTGAACCTTGACAGACCGGAAGAGGCGACCAAGGCTGGCGTACTCCTTGTATCGAAGCAGTTTCACTTATTCGTCATTAGTTTGCCTGGTCAAGTATTGCTGGATCATTGTGCGGAACTGGCAACAAATAT ATACTGTTCTAAGTGGTACAAAGCACCGGTCAGAATTAGAAAAATGATTCAGATTATGCAAATGAGATCCAGTACACCGTGCGCACTGTCGGCTGGAGGACTGTACGAAATGAGTATCGAGAATTTTGGAAAC ACGATGAAAACATGCATGTCGTACGTTACGATGCTGTTGTCGTTGAGGGAATGA
- the LOC114880723 gene encoding crossover junction endonuclease MUS81 isoform X1 — MKRVKIKSKRPNPLFELWLEEWKKEAAFRNSTLEHNFSKALASLKKYPLPLNSGKDCIILQHFGTKLCLMLDKKLEEYNAQNTDTINKDDLVCTHCDFNRQHTPEKRYKSQNVLDINYLHEETELAIFDKLNLSAWDLENYAALLTLYKKAQCPYYLGFVMETDLLCEIINLCRHVSKDSIFNLVDNGLFSMRDDPIRYNLTDHGTNIAKKICEIAAIDVKLIKSSEDLNQIQISLKSFISDKVTNVETSNGCSKNVQNDTSSKLYKSKSAEFPISRQPDKYFTQQKYKKKAKNINNCELLKKANFTDNIERNIYLEPNKFDIILLVDTQEICGGKTKPQHDATIVELTQLGVLFEIRHLKVGDFAWIARCRITNNELILPYIVERKRIDDLSSSITDGRFHEQKFRLKQSGITNLMYIIEEYKKEQRLAIPYSSLMQASINTLIQDGFSVKYTKNHKDSMLYLSSLTKILIKVFKGKNLVGCGKEIVTQTDSSSNICNLMEFGEFNKGASKQKVFKVNEMFIRQLLQLKGISVDKAFAIVERYPTPRTLINAFQTPGCNAELLLANIEYGNKKSMVGPVISKTIYQLYTNKNLK; from the exons ATGAAAAGAGTGAAAATCAAGTCAAAAAGACCAAATCCATTGTTTGAACTTTGGTTAGAAGAATGGAAAAAAGAAGCTGCATTCAGAAATTCTACTTTGGAgcataatttttcaaaggcacttgcttctttgaaaaaatatcCTTTACCATTAAATTCTGGGAAAGACTGTATAATATTGCAACATTTTGGTACAAAATTATGCTTGATGTTGGATAAAAAACTTGAAGAGTATAATGCTCAAAATACAGATACAATAAACAAAGACGATTTAGTTTGTACTCACTGTGATTTTAATAGGCAACATACACCTGAAAAGAGATATAAATCACAAAATGTTTTAGATATTAATTACTTGCACGAAGAG ACAGAACTGGCAATATTTGATAAGTTGAACTTATCAGCATGGGACTTAGAGAATTATGCAGCTTTATTGACTTTATATAAAAAAGCACAATGCCCTTATTATTTAG GGTTTGTTATGGAGACAGATTTACTgtgtgaaattataaatttgtgTAGACATGTATCAAAggattcaattttcaatttggtTGACAATGGTTTATTTTCTATGAGAGATGATCCTATCag ATATAATCTCACAGACCATGGCACAAATATTGCTAAAAAGATATGTGAAATTGCTGCTATTGATGTTAAATTGATAAAGTCTTCTGAAGACCTAAATCAGATTCAAATATCTTTAAAGTCATTTATCAGTGATAAAGTTACAAATGTAGAAACATCTAATGGATGTTCTAAAAATGTTCAGAATGATACGTCTTCAAAACTTTATAAATCTAAATCTGCAGAATTTCCTATAAGCAGACAGCCTGATAAGTATTTCACGCaacaaaaatataagaaaaaggcaaaaaatataaataattgtgAGTTACTAAAGAAAGCAAATTTTACTGATAATATTGAGAGAAACATTTACTTAGAACCAAATAAATTTGATATAATATTGTTAGTAGACACTCAGGAGATTTGTGG TGGTAAAACAAAACCTCAGCATGATGCTACAATAGTTGAACTGACCCAACTTGGTGTATTATTTGAGATACGACATTTGAAAGTTGGTGATTTCGCATGGATCGCTAGGTGTAGAATTACAAacaatgaattaattttaccGTATATAGTAGAAAGAAAACGAATAGATGATTTGAGCTCAAGTATCACAGACGGACGATTTCACGAACAAAAG TTTAGATTAAAGCAATCTGGAATTACAAATCTTATGTATATAATTGAGGAATATAAGAAAGAACAACGATTAGCAATACCATATTCATCATTGATGCAAGCTTCTATTAATACTTTGATACAAGATGGTTTTTCAGTCAAATATACAAAGAATCACAAAGATTCTATGTTGTATTTGTCATCTTTAAcaaagattttaataaaagtttttaAG ggaAAGAATTTAGTAGGTTGTGGAAAAGAAATTGTTACCCAGACAGATAGTTCAAGCAACATTTGTAATCTTATGGAATTCGGAGAGTTCAATAAGGGAGCATCTAAACAAAAA GTATTTAAAGTAAATGAAATGTTTATCCGCCAACTACTGCAATTAAAAGGAATTTCCGTGGATAAAGCTTTTGCAATCGTGGAACGTTATCCAACCCCGCGAACATTAATTAATGCGTTTCAAACGCCCGGTTGCAATGCGGAATTATTATTAGCAAATATTGAATACGGAAATAAGAAATCTATGGTCGGACCGGTAATTAGCAAAACAATTTATCAATTATACACTAACAAGAATTTAAAATGA
- the LOC114880725 gene encoding uncharacterized protein LOC114880725: protein MFQEVKGRCSNVYDIPYCKMLRKYLLLFGQDPYQGDGIRTVLTIVMVTLLLGVIIPTSFQLHVSLLEKDMDAVIECMPHLIASMTTIVKILNGHLNKKNFRKLYQLMIEEWELLKLNDELHVLDKVIEQGSKLANLYRSTLLGCLGVFLTVPLIAPGLDIIVPLNETRPRQQIFRVNYLIFDEREYFFIVYLQLAIGAFIIVSGIVTIDSLYMIIIHYNSGLFAVCGYQIQKATEKDYNLVTHRSTTNDHKYADFRRCVITHHKALQFYEILKENSTNSYLLQIGLNMIGISVTAVQTVLNMDTDSTEEAIRNAIFLGAEQFHLFVISLPGQVLIDHCSDLAANIYSSNWYKTPVKIQRMVYLMQIRANKLCVLTAGGLYQMNMENFASAFRMCMSYITMLLSLRE, encoded by the exons A TGTTTCAGGAAGTTAAAGGACGATGCAGCAACGTGTACGACATTCCGTATTGCAAGATGCTTAGGAAATACTTGTTACTTTTTGGCCAGGATCCATACCAAGGAGACGGGATTCGTACCGTTCTCACGATTGTGATGGTAACCCTTCTACTTGGTGTTATTATTCCAACG TCGTTTCAATTACATGTCTCGTTGCTTGAAAAAGATATGGATGCTGTTATTGAGTGTATGCCGCACCTAATAGCGAGTATGACTACTATTGTTAAAATACTGAATGGCCATCTGAATAAAAAAAAC TTTCGAAAATTATACCAATTGATGATAGAAGAATGGGAATTGTTAAAATTGAACGATGAATTGCACGTGTTGGATAAAGTTATCGAACAGGGAAGCAAGCTAGCCAATTTATACAGAA GTACATTGCTAGGGTGTCTAGGAGTATTTCTAACAGTTCCATTGATTGCTCCCGGTTTGGATATTATTGTACCCTTAAACGAAACCCGACCAAGGCAGCAAATATTCAGAGTAAATTATTTGATCTTCGACGAaagagaatatttttttatcgtaTATCTTCAATTAGCCATTGGCGCGTTTATTATTGTCAGCGGTATAGTTACCATTGATTCTTTGTATATGATTATCATTCATTATAACAGTGGACTGTTCGCCGTATGCGG ATATCAGATTCAGAAAGCAACAGAAAAGGACTACAACTTAGTTACTCACAGGAGTACTACGAATGATCACAAATACGCGGATTTCAGACGTTGTGTGATCACGCATCACAAGGCTCTCCA GTTTTACGAGATCTTGAAGGAAAACAGTACAAACAGTTATTTACTTCAGATTGGATTGAATATGATAGGCATAAGTGTAACTGCTGTCCAG ACAGTTTTAAATATGGATACCGATTCGACAGAAGAAGCTATCAGAAATGCAATATTTCTTGGCGCGGAACAATTTCATTTGTTCGTTATCAGTCTACCTGGACAAGTGCTGATTGATCATTGTTCGGATCTTGCTGCGAATAT ATACAGTTCCAACTGGTATAAGACGCCGGTGAAAATTCAGAGGATGGTTTATCTTATGCAAATAAGAGCAAATAAATTGTGTGTATTGACCGCTGGTGGATTGTATCAGATGAACATGGAGAATTTTGCATCG gcTTTCAGAATGTGTATGTCTTATATCACAATGCTGCTGTCACTGAGGGAATAA
- the LOC114880723 gene encoding crossover junction endonuclease MUS81 isoform X2: MKRVKIKSKRPNPLFELWLEEWKKEAAFRNSTLEHNFSKALASLKKYPLPLNSGKDCIILQHFGTKLCLMLDKKLEEYNAQNTDTINKDDLVCTHCDFNRQHTPEKRYKSQNVLDINYLHEETELAIFDKLNLSAWDLENYAALLTLYKKAQCPYYLGFVMETDLLCEIINLCRHVSKDSIFNLVDNGLFSMRDDPIRYNLTDHGTNIAKKICEIAAIDVKLIKSSEDLNQIQISLKSFISDKVTNVETSNGCSKNVQNDTSSKLYKSKSAEFPISRQPDKYFTQQKYKKKAKNINNCELLKKANFTDNIERNIYLEPNKFDIILLVDTQEICGGKTKPQHDATIVELTQLGVLFEIRHLKVGDFAWIARCRITNNELILPYIVERKRIDDLSSSITDGRFHEQKFRLKQSGITNLMYIIEEYKKEQRLAIPYSSLMQASINTLIQDGFSVKYTKNHKDSMLYLSSLTKILIKVFKGKNLVGCGKEIVTQTDSSSNICNLMEFGEFNKGASKQKVFKVNEMFIRQLLQLKGISVDKAFAIVERYPTPRTLINAFQTPGCNAELLLANIEYGNKKSMVGPGFNKLVQQFQQNHL; the protein is encoded by the exons ATGAAAAGAGTGAAAATCAAGTCAAAAAGACCAAATCCATTGTTTGAACTTTGGTTAGAAGAATGGAAAAAAGAAGCTGCATTCAGAAATTCTACTTTGGAgcataatttttcaaaggcacttgcttctttgaaaaaatatcCTTTACCATTAAATTCTGGGAAAGACTGTATAATATTGCAACATTTTGGTACAAAATTATGCTTGATGTTGGATAAAAAACTTGAAGAGTATAATGCTCAAAATACAGATACAATAAACAAAGACGATTTAGTTTGTACTCACTGTGATTTTAATAGGCAACATACACCTGAAAAGAGATATAAATCACAAAATGTTTTAGATATTAATTACTTGCACGAAGAG ACAGAACTGGCAATATTTGATAAGTTGAACTTATCAGCATGGGACTTAGAGAATTATGCAGCTTTATTGACTTTATATAAAAAAGCACAATGCCCTTATTATTTAG GGTTTGTTATGGAGACAGATTTACTgtgtgaaattataaatttgtgTAGACATGTATCAAAggattcaattttcaatttggtTGACAATGGTTTATTTTCTATGAGAGATGATCCTATCag ATATAATCTCACAGACCATGGCACAAATATTGCTAAAAAGATATGTGAAATTGCTGCTATTGATGTTAAATTGATAAAGTCTTCTGAAGACCTAAATCAGATTCAAATATCTTTAAAGTCATTTATCAGTGATAAAGTTACAAATGTAGAAACATCTAATGGATGTTCTAAAAATGTTCAGAATGATACGTCTTCAAAACTTTATAAATCTAAATCTGCAGAATTTCCTATAAGCAGACAGCCTGATAAGTATTTCACGCaacaaaaatataagaaaaaggcaaaaaatataaataattgtgAGTTACTAAAGAAAGCAAATTTTACTGATAATATTGAGAGAAACATTTACTTAGAACCAAATAAATTTGATATAATATTGTTAGTAGACACTCAGGAGATTTGTGG TGGTAAAACAAAACCTCAGCATGATGCTACAATAGTTGAACTGACCCAACTTGGTGTATTATTTGAGATACGACATTTGAAAGTTGGTGATTTCGCATGGATCGCTAGGTGTAGAATTACAAacaatgaattaattttaccGTATATAGTAGAAAGAAAACGAATAGATGATTTGAGCTCAAGTATCACAGACGGACGATTTCACGAACAAAAG TTTAGATTAAAGCAATCTGGAATTACAAATCTTATGTATATAATTGAGGAATATAAGAAAGAACAACGATTAGCAATACCATATTCATCATTGATGCAAGCTTCTATTAATACTTTGATACAAGATGGTTTTTCAGTCAAATATACAAAGAATCACAAAGATTCTATGTTGTATTTGTCATCTTTAAcaaagattttaataaaagtttttaAG ggaAAGAATTTAGTAGGTTGTGGAAAAGAAATTGTTACCCAGACAGATAGTTCAAGCAACATTTGTAATCTTATGGAATTCGGAGAGTTCAATAAGGGAGCATCTAAACAAAAA GTATTTAAAGTAAATGAAATGTTTATCCGCCAACTACTGCAATTAAAAGGAATTTCCGTGGATAAAGCTTTTGCAATCGTGGAACGTTATCCAACCCCGCGAACATTAATTAATGCGTTTCAAACGCCCGGTTGCAATGCGGAATTATTATTAGCAAATATTGAATACGGAAATAAGAAATCTATGGTCGGACCG GGTTTCAATAAATTAGTGCaacaatttcaacaaaatcATTTGTAA